Below is a window of Humulus lupulus chromosome 2, drHumLupu1.1, whole genome shotgun sequence DNA.
TCTTCATCACCTCGACGCATGGTGGAAGCAAGATCTGGTATGTTTCTCCAATTTGTGTCCCTCTCTCAATTACAGTAAGCTTTTTTTTAAtatccatttttgtatttatgggGTATTTTTATGCTCTGATCACTCTGTTGTGCTCAtaatttattgtgttttttttccgGTCTCACTTCATTACAAATATGGTTGGAAAAAGTTTTTTTAGGGCTTGATTTAAACTTTCAAAAAAGGGTAAAGATCTCTAGAAACTTAATAAGAAGGTATATTCTTTTAAgatattctattttttatttcaaatattaTGCTTGATCTATATACATGTATGTGTTATATATATGTCTGTAAAGAAAGTATGTATTGTATTATTTAGCTTTCTTTGAAGTCCTGAACTTGAGTTACAGTTTGTTGAATGGAGATAGTATATCATGGGTTATCCTTTCAACGTGCAATCCTTATCTTATTACGAGACTTGTGTTTTATACGAGTGATTGAGGCATAAATTAAGCTAGTTGTTTTGAGGAAGTGAGATCTTTGCATTTCTCTTAAGGTTCTATGGTTGAAAGGTATATGAGAATATTTAAAGACTGGTCTGACTCTTAATAATAGTTTTGTATGCTAGAGTTTAGTTTTGGGCTTCTCTTTGGGTTTATACTTGAAATTTGTTTTAACAGTATTGCCTTCATCAGCCACGAGTTACTGGGACTTTTATGCATTTGGAGAATTCCTAGTACTCTttatccatttatttatttttaatggtttttttagttttactataattttctttttcttataaACGATATTATTCAAATCTGGCTGGAAATGGTGCTGTTGTTAGTTTTTGAGGATAAGAATGTaaagtgtttatgttatgtttcttCACGTAAAACTTTGTTTGTGCTACTGCAGGCAAAGGGAACTGCCTCTTCTCAGGACAAATGGCTCTTGGTAAACTTGCAGTCTACTAAGGAGTTCAGCTCACATATGGTAGGTAGCGTGTTTCGTTGGACTTTTCTAAATTGACTGAAATTGGTGTTCATTTAACATAGATTTTGGTgttcatttcttacttttattctATTTTGAAGCTTAATCGAGATACATGAAGCTGTCTCTCAAACGATCAGTACAAACTTTGTCTTTTGGCAGGTAAGTATTCCATTTTTGGGGGGTTTCAcactaaaatataataatattcaaggCGGTTTggcaaaataacatttttttaatgTCACTTTGCAAAATGACCTTCTATTAgtaattttcattttttattctgCTATAAGGATTCCTTATATCTAGTAGCAAATGCCTATTTTCATATTGTTTCAAGGCCTTGTATGTACATCTGTAGATACATGGTCATTATTGGACTAGAATTTTAAGATAATATGCTATACTTATATAAAGTTTGGGGCAGGGatctttatgtatttttcttaATTGCATTATGACTTCATATTTTCGGTCTACTGTTAACTTTGCCGTTTGATATTTTGGCACTTTTGATCTGAATGTTGTTTAGatgattaaaatttaaaatttgcctcatcatatatatatatattttcattgttttttttaCTGTGTAACGTTGTCATATTTGCGATCTCTTTCCTTTAATAACTTTCTTTTATTGGgtcttttgtaaaaaaaaaaacttttattaattatatacgTTTTTTTTCCACGGTTCTTTGGTTTGTTTCTAGATTACTTTGTGCCTGAtgatgaaaacttttatttttgtatttatatgtgcattgatttcattttgagcctccatcttttctgctctcaccatctttggtactcaccatgatccattattttattttatttatttattactatttttGCATGTTGGCtgtggtgatgatgatctgtGTTTGCTGTTGGTGGTGGTGAATGCCAAAGGTGATGGTTGAAGTGGTGGTGTTTAAACCTTGAAGATGTGATTGGTTCTTAATGAATTTTCAATGTTCATGAAATTTCTAGCATTAATCTCTGAGggcatttatatattaaaatggtcTCTTTTTTCAATATTCTCTATATGTTGATGTTGCAAGTCATATGCATTGTCTTATAGTGGACACTCTCTCTGTGCTTCTTAGGCTTGGTCGCCATTTGATCTCAGTCCGGAGTTTTCTAGTCACGGAAGAGAAGGTGATAAAAACCAGGGGGGACCAGTAGACTCCTATGTAAGTTAGTTTCTCTTTCTTCCTTGTCAGTCTTAATTGCATTTCTAAATACATGTATTTCTCCTGGTTGTTGCATTTTGTATATACTTTGAATAAGATTATGAAATGCTTTCTCATCTCCATGCCATAACAAGTTGAAGACATTGTGTTTCTCGATATGACTTTGCCCCCTTATATTAATACCTGGACCATGCATTTCCTAATGAGCTTGTGGCTTGCTGTTACCTTTTCCTATCCTTGTCCTTTTCAAATTTCCTATGAGGTGAAAGCTTGGTTGAGGAGATTTGTACATTcaagaaaaaaataatagataaacatgtaattttttaaaaatattttatttttgctCTGTATATCTGGCCATTTTTATAACCTAGAAAATGATGAAAAAGTTAGTAGTGTAAAAGAAAGCTCATTCATTTCATGGCTAACGTCCAAGTGTTGAATTGTGTTACATGTATTTGTTCGGAGCATTTGTCTGTTATTGATTGCTTAGGTATGATACTTTCACATTGTATAATGTATCATCTTCTGAAGCACATGACTTTCATTGCCTGATACAAGACCTTGTTCATGTGACTAATGGAATGAACTTTCAAAAGTCTGATACAAAGGTTGGTTATCTAGTTTCCTTTTCATTGTTTATTGTAATTTAGGACTTTTTtgtaattgataattatatttaaccaagtatGATATGTCTCTGGTTAAATTCCTGGAAGCTAATGACATCGTATACCAAGGTTCATGGTGATGAAGCCAAGAATGGTTCAATAATGTCTTGTGTGAAGTAAATACTTGATATTTGTTTTATCATCTATTGGATACACATGATCTCATATATAAAGTGAAAACAAATTTGGAGCTTAGAAATGTATGGAGTATGACTGTAACTAGAGAAAGCTGTAGAAATATACAGGTCACTGATAATTACACTAATTTTTATAGTTTTATAATTACTGATATTTTCTAAACTTTCTAGTTCTCTGATTTTGCACCACGCAATAGTGCATGTGAAGGTAGTTCATATGATTGTGTTTATGGTttgtctttattattattattattgctgtTGTTGTTTTTCGTACTCCATTTCTTGAATCCCACTACTGCTCAATTAATTACAATACCTTGCTCGTTACTGTTCATGGCTATAAAGCCTTTACTTCCGGAGATTATTAATACATACCGTCTGTCCAAATATTTTCACTTTTTCATGGTATCCTTGCCCTTCTTATAATGCTTTAGACAATACTTGGTGATTGGCTCTGCTTTGAACTTGTCAAGTGAGATGCATAAATAATgatgtttctttttttttaagaCTTTCTAAAGTTATAATTAATTTTCTGACATTTTTAATTAGTTTCTGCTTGTTTGAAGTATATTTCAATATTTGTAATTGTAAGGGGCAATTCATCTAAATACTAGCATGCTTCTTTAATTCTATGTTGTTTATTAcagtcctttttttttttgtgcagtCCCTGAGAAACCTATTATTATTTCAATATCTTGTCAACATTCTTGAAAGTGATTTTGTACCGCGCAATAGTGCATATGAAGGTAGTTTATATGATTGTATGTATGTTTTTATGGATTTAACTCCATGGATACATTCTTAAGCTGTAAATCACTGTTGTTTGCAGGTCTCATGAGCTGGGCGCATTTGAAAGAGTCTTTGCTTAACATGCTTTTGGTATGTACTATCTTAAGAAAAGAATAATGAAGGGATTTATGCTTGTTGATGTGTTATTTTCAAAGTGATTTTTACTGCAGCATGGCTCTTATGTTTGAAGCTAATCTTCTACTGCAGGGATCACGTAAAATAAACTACAAAAACTTTGTGAAGGATTGTTTAACTTTTATGTGTCAACTGTACCAGAGTTCTGTTGCATTTAATGATGATGAAATACATCCAGAAATTTCTAAAGAAAAATCAGCTAAAAGTTGTGATACAGCTGTGATAGTTGCTTTATTTGAGGTTGGAAAGAATGCCTGCATTGCTATGCAAAAATTTCTCACAATTGTAAGTCCCCCATGAGAAGTCGATTTGTATTGTTTTGAGCCAGTTTCCTCTGAGTCACTGATTTTTAGTTTTACACGATATTTAGATTATGGAGATAGATACATCTAAGAAGAAAGCAAATAAGGAAGGTTCTACTACAAGAGCTAATGATGTCAGGTATACAGTAGCTCTCTTTACAAAATTATTTTTTCAGCTCTTTTATATAATactcttataataataataaaaaaccgAAAAATATGATACAGGACTCCGATGGTGGAGCTAATTGTAGATGAGcttacttataatagggatattttccACCCTTTTCTTCAGGTAATCATCTCCACTTCCTACTTTTTTTCAGGCCATTTTTCAACATAGTTTATGTTCCTATGCGCGCGTGGTATAAAATATAAATCTCTAAAGTGTTGAGACAGCTCTTTTGCCCAAGATTAATTTTATGTATTGTTTTTTTAACTTTCTTATGGTTACAAATTGTGGGTTATAATATTTGATGGCTCTACAATAATTTTCTTACTGGTTTAGGAACAAATAAGATTTCATCTAACTTCTAAACAATGAATTTGCCCCGATTTGTTTCCCctgttttatggttttatatatGATGAATTTGTAGTTATTTTTCTgtgtaaaaatatataatttgccAAAAACATGGTCACTCAGCCAATCTTGAGGATGTTTTGCAGGTATACGATGAACCTAAATGGAAGCTTGAAATTGTTGTGCAGCACTCTTGGAAATATGTGGGAAAGGTAAGTGACTTCTTGGAATGTTGAAAGAACAAAGTAGTCAACCAATGATAAGACTTCACATATATTGACCAAAGAACTTTCTTCCATGGTCATTGCTGTAGTTTGTTATTGTTGTCCTAAagtgttattttgttgtaatgaTAAAGCAATTTTTTTACTCATTGCTGATATTCTTATTTACCTTGTATCATTCGATATTGCAGCCTTCTGTCCGTACTCGTAGGTCTAATGGTTCTGTAGATGATACAACATTTAGTGGAGCATTGAAGTGCTTTTCAGATATCACAGGCACAAAAAGCGCTGTTAAAAGAATTGGGACTGAAGTAATTCAGTTACTCTCAGTACATGGATTTCAGGTGATTGGTCTTGCTCTTTATGAACTTATCTATATACCTGTTAATAAGTAATACTGTCTCTCAAAGTTTAACCTGTTGTATGTAAAGAAACCCCTGTACTCTATTTTATGCAATTGCTTTAGACCCCCACAACTGCTCTTTGTAGttcttttttaaattttgtaggATGACTGAGAAGATAAAGTATTACTCTTCTTGCTAAACGTATCGGTTTTAAAGAAAAGATTCTGATTATATAATTATGTAGAGCATGGTTTTTCAAACGAAAATTTGTTTGCTGCTAACTTTCCTTCTCCAGATAATCCCAGTTGTTTATTTGAACATGGAAAAGTTTTGAACTCTAGTCATCTGATAAGCCATTCTAAATTGTTTAATATTGTGATTCAACCAATTTTAAGGTCCTTAACCAGCATTAGTAATAGCATGGTACCAATTTGATAGGCACTAATACAAATATAATCTTTGAAAGAATCTGTTGTAGAGCTCTTATTGATATCAGCcaccaaaatatatataatctttgAAAGAATCTGTTGTAGAGCTCTTTGTAGTATTCCTGCTGTTGGGCTGCACTTATTTGGTTTTCAAATtgttgcattgcattgcattgcgTCCAATATTTTTGAACTTGTTTGTAGacatttactttatttttatagCTAAAAAAATTCGTCACCAGGATCTAGAGAGTCCTTTTGATACAAGCCTATTAGACTACTAACTttgaacttttatttatttttatttattgtagaTTGGATGTAGCAGAGCAAAGTGGAGGGGTTACACGATCTGCCTCTGGCCCAGTACTTCCAAGGTATTAGAGGCTCAGCTTGACAGAAGCATCATCTAGATCTTGTAAATATGTTCTCAACACCCTCATGCAGGTAAGTTTGGTTTATGTTGTTGTTGAATGTCTTAATGCTAACACAGTACtctgtttttcaatttttttatataccttactgttgacggtgaaatctcgtcaacgaaattagatcggaaaactcaaaggtaagtcaggtgatgtttatataagaactaagaataaactttaaggaaaagtaaacacagataaatgatggagcaagtcctggtatatttctcaatagcctctccttacaaaggattttccaacccctcattctgaggggtcaagccccttttatagctgggctctaatggccccttatacatggtggtcccgtgagacaaaatagtacaaaagtacactgtcagggtaatagcacaggtggcagtggtgtgggaagagtggtggagcagaggatcatagtgtcagcctggtacatagtcagaggcgtgcatatagtgcctccactctctggactgatccgtacctccactacctgtgtggtacaggtgtcagggtcatgcttcttTCCTCCCCATGGTTGTACGccatgcacccgtacacgtacgggtactatgtacccaatggttattccacgtcctactaagtgtagggaaactcaggaagagagataaggcttcttcaacggggcctgctgcgtgtgtgatgaGGCATGATGCCTACAAATGAGATGAGGGGCttatcttgtgaaaccatcactttgcatcccccatactacgaggctcctgatatatggccgaagggtgtttagtggaggctatgtctcttgaggcctttgacgtggccgATGAGCGAGGCGAGGCacacgtggcccttgggcgaggcctttGGGGACGAGGCCGCTATATACACGCGTGATTCTTGGGCGAGACCCTTGAGGTTGTGGCCGCTAGGCATGCGCGACCCTTGGGCGAagcctttgggggcgaggtgaggTGACCTCACTGCGAGCCCTTGGTGCACGCGGGCgtgaggcccctggtgcgcgcggggcacgaggcccctggtgcgcgcgggcgcaaggcccctggtgcgcgcggggcgcgaggcccctggtgcgcacggggcgcatgtgcgcgcgggcgcgaggcccctggtgcgcgcgggcgcgaggcgcatgtgcgcgcggggcgcgaggcgcatgtgcgcgcgggcgcgaggcccctggtgcgcgcggggcgcgaggtgCATGTGCGCGCGggtgcgaggcccctggtgcacgcggggcgcgagtcccatgtgcgcgcggggcgcgaggcccctggtgcgcgcggggcacgaggcgcatgccttggtgagacatgggatacatcctaggtgcgaaatgtcttcttggcgtgaggtccttggtgtgggacacctcggggcaaggctaggcgcatgaggtgttggcatgcgcggggtgcAACGGGGTGCTGCTAGAGTAGTGTTCgcaaggctggggccttaacttcgaggggcatGGATAAGagccatgtgtgcatgacaaaggcgtctaacaaggtgatgcGGCTTGGGGGCTTGGAATGACCTCGTGAGGCCTAGAGCCCTGCGAGTGTTTAACACTTTGATGGCCTATAATAACCTTCTGCCTTCATCGCGTACTTGGCGcctttggtgccccttagctgtttacttctttaagggactagaaacttcttttgtttttcttacttggtggatttttggcatccacacttgccccccagtctatagggaggcctttaggcgttcttgtagactcttccgttcctttttattattctcttattcttctttttcttctttttcttcctctttttttttttttttttcatgttcgaggtcctttggaacccacgtgAAAAGGGGGTTCGGTAGGCCTCTCTGTGGTGCGCCTTAGTTGCACctgtaaggatatattgaccccttgggttctagttatccttttatatatcttcgcgcgcgcttataatatcttgcgagaagcgtccttctcgtcattaggcatagtactatttttgcaagcgtcttctttgaggctctttttgcaagcgtcttctttgagacccttttcggaagcgtctactttgagacccttttggatagcgtctacttttgagaccctttttgcaagcgtctaccttggagaccctttttggatgtgtctactttggagaccctttttggaggtgtctactttgcagaccccttttggtggcgtctactttggagaccctttttggaggcgtctactttggggaccctttttggaggtgtctacgttggagaccctttttggaggtgtctactttagAGACCCTTTTTGAAGGCGTTTTCTTTTGAGGTGGTTTCCCCTCAGGTGGGGACTTTCACGGCTAGAGGGTCTTCGTTCGATCTCCAACTTGgccagcgacccctctagcacgatgccccccttctatatggaatccccagacatattgggagtatggccactggaggaaggttcgctttcttcgacctggaagttcttatggccctcttccacacgtatgtacctctgtgctctctcgaagaagtcgtccaaatctggaacttcccttttgagcatgttactccataacttgcttcctggacgaactctggctgtaatagccatcttgagctccactttgtttaaatctcccacctttgtttcttctatattgaacctatggatgtagtccctCAAACTTTCATtttcgccttgttttatgttagcgaggttggTAGTCGGCATAACGTAgtcacaggctgcatggtgctGCTGAAGGAATTCATTAGAGAgttgctgccatgatttgattgttcctggccttaacctcttgaaccacttgtacgccactcctttaagcgtaacgacgaagcaatgacactttgccctattgttgacccctcttaacctcatcaagttattgaaggagtctaagtgatattttgggtctgtagttcCCTCGTACGGGGTCATGCgtggctctctgaagccagtgggcatttgctcagcctgaatctcccttgtgaagggtgaatcacggtcgaattcttcgtcatccatgtgcccccaaGTGTAGTGGTGATCTTGcatcgagggcttcgcattttggtgtctagtcccctcctctttttgcataaggagttttgcgggttctcgggctggtcccttgctttggttgtgtccctcgggggatccacggggggtacgtctcttacttctgacctctctccacggggctcttttcttaggccagggggtgcttcTTTTGAGGGGACCTCGGCCtcattcttacgaccatcaccttccctccgcctttgctcctggggacatttcgttggcctaggtcccccctggtactttgcctggggggttttactggtggaaagttgggtcctcccatcgtctacagggacggtgctttcccctttttcatgccccttccctttacgcttagggaggggtgtgcttgacttcccttgcagtaggtcgtctaaaacctcctgcatgttctctatcatggtttccagccttcgagtctttttatgcaactcgtgaatctcatccttgtagaagtgcGTCCTTGAGCTGgcacttaccgagcgtaccccgggacccttgcctggccagtgcgtcgagggaccggggtcctggtggcctgagcgcggggtcaaccggggccggttaagtggatacactagtggctctgaatgacctccgtcgggctggatagctggggacgatgcttccctctcctcccctgggggaagaggttcttccaGCCCACCTCCATGCCCGGGCGGAGGGGAGTCTTTCTTGGAGGCCCTTcgctctacttcgtctcggtgagcctcaacctcttgtattttccgtaggcgttttgaacgtcttagcatctttcttttttggaagtgatggaagaacactggcttgatgcttgttcttcccacagacggcgccaaactgttgacggtgaaatctcgtcaacgaaattagatcggaaaactcaaaggtaagtcaggtgatgtttatataagaactaagaataaactttaaggaaaagtaaacacagataaatgatggagcaagtcctggtatatttctcaatagcctctccttacaaaggattttccaacccctcattctgaggggtcaagccccttttatagctgggctctaatggccccttatacatggtggtcccgtgagacaaaatagtacaaaagtacactgtcagggtaatagcacaggtggcagtggtgtgggaagagtggtggagcagaggatcatagtgtcagcctggtacatagtcagaggcgtgCATATAGTACCTCCACTCTCTGGActgatccgtacctccactacctgtgtggtacaggtgtcagggtcatgcttcttTCCTCCCCATGGTTGTACGccatgcacccgtacacgtacgggtactatgtacccaatggttattccacgtcctactaagtgtagggaagctcaggaagagagataaggcttcttcaacggggcctgctgcgtgtgtgatgaGGCATGATGCCTACAAATGAGATGAGGGGCttatcttgtgaaaccatcactttgcatcccccatactacgaggctcctgatatatggccgaagggtgtttagtggaggctatgtctcttgaggcctttgacgtggccgATGAGCGAGGCGAGGCACACGTGGTCCTTGGGCGAGGCCTTTGGGGACGAGGCCACTATATACACGCGTGATTCTTGGGCGAGACCCTTGAGGGCGTGGCCGCTAGGCATGCGCGACCCTTGGGCGAagcctttgggggcgaggtgaggtgacctcactgcgagcccttggtgcgcgcgggcgcgaggcccctggtgcgcgcgggcgcgaggcccctggtgcgcgcggggcgcgaggcccctggtgcgcacagggcgcatgtgcgcgcgggcgcgaggcccctggtgcgcgcgggcgcgaggcgcatgtgcgcgcggggcgcgaggcgcatgtgcgcgcgggcgcgaggcccctggtgcgcgcgggcgcgaggcccctggtgcgcgtggggcgcgaggcctctggtgcgcgcggggcgcgaggcccttggtgcgcgcaaggcgcatgtgcgcgcgggcgcgaggcccctggtgcacgcggggcgcgaggcccatgtgcgcgcggggcgcgaggcccctggtgcgcgcggggcgcgaggcgcatgtgcgcgcgggcgcgaggcccctggtgcgcgcggggcgcgaggcgcatgccttggtgagacatgggatacatc
It encodes the following:
- the LOC133815218 gene encoding negative regulator of systemic acquired resistance SNI1-like, with product LLRYDTFTLYNVSSSEAHDFHCLIQDLVHVTNGMNFQKSDTKSLRNLLLFQYLVNILESDFVPRNSAYEGLMSWAHLKESLLNMLLGSRKINYKNFVKDCLTFMCQLYQSSVAFNDDEIHPEISKEKSAKSCDTAVIVALFEVGKNACIAMQKFLTIIMEIDTSKKKANKEGSTTRANDVRTPMVELIVDELTYNRDIFHPFLQVYDEPKWKLEIVVQHSWKYVGKPSVRTRRSNGSVDDTTFSGALKCFSDITGTKSAVKRIGTEVIQLLSVHGFQVIGLALYELIYIPVNKMTEKIKYYSSC